DNA sequence from the Candidatus Sulfuricurvum sp. RIFRC-1 genome:
AAATTAATATGTCTAAATTTGTAGGAGCCCATGTCTCCGCTTCGGGCGGTGTTTTTAATGCTCCCCTAAACGCGATGAAAATCGGAGCTAAAGCATTTGCTCTTTTTACTAAAAATCAAAAACAGTGGGCGGCAAAGCCTCTCGATGAGGAAACAATTGCCCTTTTTAAAGAGAACCTAGCCAAAAGCGGGATTCTCCCGAAACACATTCTACCTCACGATTCATACCTGATCAATCTCGGTCATCCCGAAGAGGATAAACGGCAAAAATCGCTTGAAGCGTTTATCGATGAGGTGAATCGCTGCACTCAGCTCGGACTGGATCGTTTGAACTTTCATCCGGGGAGCCATTTGAAACAAATCAGCGAGGAAGAGTGTATCGACCGTATCGCTTCAAGCATGAATGAAGCGATAAGTGTTACCGAAGGTGTCACTCTTGTCATTGAAAATACAGCGGGGCAGGGGTCCAATCTGGGATGGAGATTTGAGCATCTGAGAGCCATCATAGAGCGTATAGAGGACAAATCGCGCGTCGGTGTCTGTATCGATACGTGTCATATGTTTACCGCAGGTTACGATATCCGAACCCGCGCGGCGTATGATGCAACTTGGGGAGAGTTTGATAGAATAGTCGGGTTTAACTATCTCAAAGGGATGCACATCAACGATTCCAAACCCGATTTAGGGAGCCATGTCGACCGGCATGATTCACTGGGAAAAGGAAAAATCGGGCTGGATGCATTTGGATTTATTATGAACGATCCGCGCATGGATGATATCCCGTTGGTGCTTGAAACAATCGATGAGACGATTTGGGCTCAGGAGATTGAACTTTTGTATGGAATGGAGCAAAAATGAGAATTTTAACACTATCGATTATCGCATCAGCAACACTTATGGCAGGGGGATATAAAATCCCGGAGAGTTCGATTAATGGTATGGCGCTGAGTGCGGCGTATGTGGCTGCTTCTCATGGAGCCGATGCGGCGTATTACAATCCTGCGGCGATGGTCTATAACGATGATGCGAATTTGCTCGAAGTCGATGCGACGTATATCGGCCTTAGTGCGATAGATTTTGACGGAACGAGTGATTACAGTTCTAAAAAAGAGAATTTTTTGGTTCCGACTCTCCATTTTGCTTCTAAAAAATTGGGTGAAAATGGTGCGCGTGTCGGGCTGAGTATTGTAGCACCGGCTGGGCTTTCAAAACGATGGGATAATCAACCGGCGAAATCAAGCGCAGAAGAGTTTACGCTTCAAACAATCGAACTGAATCCTTCTATGGCTGTCCCCTTAAGTGATACAGTAAGTATGGGGGTCGGTTTTAGAATCGTCCGAACTGACGGGGTGGTTAAGAGTAACGCTACACCTACTCCGGTTTCAAGAGATTTGACAGGTGATTCTATAGATTTTGGGTATAACTTAGCATTAAACTACCGTCCAAATCCGAATGTATCATTAGCGGCAACGTATCGTTCAAAAATTGATTTAACGGTTGAAGGTCACGCAGCTTTAAATTATCTGGGGACAACTTATAACGGTCCAGCCAGTGTAACTGTTCCTGTTCCTGCGGCTTTGAATCTAGCGGCTGCTTATACATTTGGATCAGGAACAACGGTTGAGGCTGTATTTGAAAAAACTTTTTGGTCGGCTTATCAAAAATTGGATTTTGATTACAGTGGAACACCAAATGCGGCAACAGTTGCTTTTGGTACTGCAATTGCAAAAAATTATAAAGATTCAAATACGTACCGTCTTGGTTTGACCCAAAAATACGATAAGTGGACAGCCATGGCAGGCGCAGCGTACGATGAATCTCCGGTGCCGGAATCGACACTCGGATATGAACTTCCCGATTCGGATGCATGGATTATCTCACTGGGCGGACGTTATCAGCTCAATGATCAATGGAATATCGGTTTAGCCGGTTTGGTGGATATTAAAAAATCGCGTGAAGTACACAATGCATCGATTAACGGTGAGTTTTCCAACGCCCGTGCTTATTTAGTGACTGCCGGAATTGAGTATCGCTTTTGATTCACTACCCGTATGAGAATTTTTATGCGATGCTTGAGCGCGTTACAGAGGAAAATCCTTCGAAAAGAGTGATTTTTATCGATGACAAAAGTTTTAGCTATCAGAGTTTTTTAGAAAGTGTTGACCGTTTCGCACGGGCATTGGAACTTATCGGAATCAGCAAGGGTGAGCGTATTGCGCTGATTTGTCCTAACGGTATCGAGTTTGTCCAAAGTGTTTTTGCGATCAGTAAACTCGGGGCCATTACGGTACCGCTCAATACGATGCTCAAAAATGAAGAGTATCGCTATATTCTCGGCGATTGCGGTGCAAAAATATTGATTACGGCTTCTAAGTTTGCCAAAGAGGTGGGTAATCTGAGTGAAACGGTAGAGACAATCGAACACACCATTTGGATCGATCAGGCTCCGATTGAGGATTCGCAACATTTGGTACTGGATGAGATTTTATCCGATCATTTGCATACGCATAGACCATCACCCGCAAAGCTGGACGATACCGCCGTTATTTTTTACACCTCCGGTACGACGGGACACCCCAAAGGGGCGATGATCAGTAACCGCAACCTTTTCTCTAACCTCGTTGGAGCCAAAGAGCGTTTTGATTTATGTTCGAGTGACCGTTTTATCGTCTATTTACCGATGTTTCACTCGTTTACTTTTTCCATTATGGTTATGTTGCCGTTTTTTACCCGTTCATCGTTTGTGATTATCCCCTCCATCTTACCCTTTAGCAATATCATCAAACAAACGCTTCTGAAACGGGTAACGATTTTTATGGGAGTTCCTGATATATATAACGCCTTGATTCGTGCCAAATTGCCGTGGTATTTTTTATGGTTTAACTCTATCCGCTGTTTTATTTCAGGCGGTTCTGCACTGAGCGAAGACACGTTGAATCGATTCCGCTCCACCTTCAAGCGTGCTACAATGCTAGAGGGGTATGGACTCAGTGAATGTTCCCCTGCCGTAGCAATCAATCTCCTTGAGAAACAAAAAACCCTTTCGGTCGGATTGCCGCTTTATGGGTATGAGGTAAAAATCGTTAATGATGAGATGCTGGAACTTCCGATCGGTGAAGCAGGTGAGTTGATCGTGCGAGGGGATTGTGTCATGCAGGGATATTTGAATAATCCAGACGCGACGGCAGAGACGATTCAAAATGGCTGGCTTCGCACCGGAGATATTGCCAAAGTCGATAAAGAGGGGTATATCTATATTGTCGATCGGATCAAAGATTTGATTATTTCCAAAGGGATTAACATTTATCCTCGTCAGATCGAAGAGCAGATGATGCTGTTGCCGCAGATTAAATTAGCTGCGGTAATTGGCATGAATGATCCGCACAGCGGGGAAGTTCCTATCGCTTTTGTTGAGCTGGAAGAGGGATATGAAGATACGACCCAAGCCTTTATCAAATCACAGCTCAAAGAGCATTTGGCTGCATTTAAAATCCCTAAAACCATAACCGTGGTAGAATCATTACCGAAAACCGCAACCGGCAAAGTTCTCAAGCGGGTTCTTAAACAAGGATTGAATTGAAATACTTAGTTGATTTTTTAGACAATAAAACGATAGAAACCACCCATATTTTTTCGCAGCTCAAATGTACGGTTGAAGAGGCGAAGATTTTACAGCTTCTCACCCGTAAATTTTTGCAGTCTCAAGAAGATGTGATTGTGGCAGAATTACTGCAAGAACTGTACGGAGCCGATGATTATACGTATCTCAGCCATTTCGGAGAAGTGAAGACATTACTGGAACTGGGATGGATGACCCATCACTCGTTTACCCCGCTTAAAATCAGTGAACTTTCTCATTTGGAACTGTATAACACGCCTGTGGCACTTACGTCGATCTTTATGAAGCTCCTCGAAGAGGGGTCGTTGGAGATGACTCTCCCCGACATTAAACCCTACGCCGATCATTTGGAATATCTTCAAGACCAATTTTTTCGTATCGAACTTTATCAAAAGATGTCGATTATCCGTCACAACGGCAATGAACACTCTTTGGGGATCAACCGTATCCAAAACAAACTCGATCTTCTCGAAAAGCGGATTGATGAGCGGATTGCCCAAACTTCGCTCGATGTCGTACTCGATCGTTTTTTCAAACAAAAGAAACTCGAACCCAAAGAGCAGGTCATTTTTCTCGCACTTCTCAAAGAAGAGTACAGTGCAACCGAGGGAAATCTGCGAGAGATGAATACCCTCATCGATCTGATCAGTTTCGATGATTATGAGCGGATCAAAAACCGTGCACTTCTTGAAGACGGTGCCCGTCTCATCAACGAAGAGGTGATCGATTATGAGGAGATGCTCAACCCGTTCGGCGGTATTTCCCGCGCTTTTTACATCGTCGATGAGGTGCTTCAGTCGATTATGCATCCGCAGAAAAAGAAAAAAGTGCGTAAGCTCAAACTCGATATGCTAATCAAAGAGCAGGAGATTTTTGAGCTGATTGAGCCGACAACGTCGTTAGAAAATGTTGTTCTCAACCCATCGACCGAACAGACGCTTCAAAACCTGATGCGTCAGCTCGATCGTGAAGTGATCGCGCGCCTCCATGAGTGGGGAGTCAAAGATAAAAAAGCGGGGATCGATGCACGGATTATTTTCTATGGCCCTCCGGGTACGGGGAAAACCCTTACGGCACACTCGCTGTCACGCTCATTGAAGCGGCAGGTTTTGAGTTTTGACTGCTCCAAAATCCTCTCGATGTACGTCGGTGAGTCGGAAAAAAATGTGAGAAAGATTTTTGATACCTATGCGGATCTCACGAAGCAAACGAAAACAGAACCGATTTTGCTCCTGAATGAAGCCGATCAGTTTCTTTCATCACGTTCGCAAGGTGCGGGGACATCTGCCGATCAGATGCACAATCAGATGCAAAATATCTTTTTGGAGCAAATCGAAAAGTTTCAGGGGATTTTGATCGCGACGACCAACCTCCTCGAAAACATCGATCAGGCCTTTTCGCGCCGATTCAATTATAAAATCGAATTTAAAAAACCGGATCAGAAACAGCGTGTCACACTGTGGAAGATGATGCTTCCGAAAAATGCACCGTATGAGGAAGGGTTTGATGTGGAGAAACTCGCCTCTTATCCTCTTACGGGCGGGCAGATCAATCTGATCGTCAAAAATACTGCCTATCAGGTTGCTGCACGCAAAGAGGGGAGCTTTAAACTTGAAGATTTCATTGGCGAAATTAAGAAAGAGCGTTCCGGCAGTTTCGAAGGGGAAAAATCGATGGGATTCATCAATCATTAAAATTATCAAAAAATAATCACTATCATTGTTAATTTTTACATAAATGTTGTATTTTTGCATCACTCAGAGTATAATCAACGACTAGTAAAAAAAAGCGTGATTACGGGAGCATACTGTGGGTTGGTTTGGTGAAGATACTGCATTAAAAAATGAGTTAGAACGTGTTAAACAAGACAATACTACTCTTCAGGAGGAGAACCGACGCTTAGAAGAGCGTTTACGCGAACAAGAACTCCTTTTCCAACAACAAAATGATCAAAACAAATGTGAGAATGCATCGATAATGATGACCTATCAAAACGAACAGCTCAAAAGAAATCTGATCGATGTTCAGGGAAATATGGCCACATCGGTCTCTTCATCCAAAGATAATATTGCCCAATCCACTGCATTGTTGGAAAATATCGTTGATCTAGGGCATAAAGCATCAAGCATATCCAATACGTTAGAGGGATTAAACCATCTAGCCCTTGAATCGATGGAAACAGTAGGGGCGTTATCAGAACGGGCGCAGGATGTTGCCAGCATTTTGGTACTGATAAAAGATATCTCCGATCAAACCAACTTACTTGCCCTTAATGCAGCTATTGAAGCGGCTCGTGCCGGCGAGCACGGACGAGGGTTCGCTGTAGTTGCCGATGAAGTACGTAAACTTGCTGATAGAACGGACAAAGCGATCAGTGAGATCAATATCTCATTGCAGTCGATGAAGCAGGATGTTACCACGATCGGTGAGAAGTTTGAGCAGGTTCAAGAAAGCATTCAAGAATCGAATGAATCGATTACAAGTTTCAATGCCAATATGGATCGCAACGCACAGATGATGCGTGAAACTTTTAGCAGTACCGAGCATACGGCGGAACGCGTATTTATGAGTTTGGCAAAGCTTGATCATATTATCTGGAAAGTAAATACGTATCTCTCCGCTATTACGCATAAAGAGCAGTTTGCGTTCGTCGATCATCATAACTGTCGTTTGGGTAAATGGTATTATGAAGGAGAAGGTGCCAATTTTTTCAAAAAAACTGCCAGCTATTCGTCACTGGAGAGCCCGCATGCGATTGTGCATAATTCAACCCATAAGATTTTTGATTTGATGAAAACAGAGGGGATCGGCTCAGAACACTTTGTAAAAGTGTTTGAAGAGATGGAACACGCCAGTGATGGCGTATTTGCGACATTGGATCGTATGCTTCAAGAGAAAAATTAACATTGCTTCAATAAGTAGCACAAAAAGTTTTAGGAAAAATGCAAATTTTTTGACTTGCATTCGTTAGATTGTTCCGATTTGACACGAAATTAGAATAATCTCCTAAAAGTGTTACGTAATTTAACATTTATCTCCAAAACCCAATATGCTAATGTTTCTTATAGTGACAGACCCATATAAATGTGGGATTGATAAGGGTTTGTTTAATTCTCTTTTTGTTATAGTGCAATAACTGTTTTTATAAAAACCGTATAGCGTGGCGGAGAATTCCTCTGCTGCGGGATATGCCATCAACCACAAGAAGGTCGGAACTATGGAGCATTACAACGTAGCAAATCCCTATTTTGGGGTATTTGTACTGTTTGTGTTAACGTTTGGTGCATTTTATGCCACAACAGTCATTGCACGCTTAGCGAGTCGCGCGCTAGCGGCTAAAGATACTGAAAAGATTAAACTCTCGGTTTACGAATGTGGACCTGAAGTGACAAAGCAGCCGAACCGTATTTCAACGCAGTTTTATCTGTTTGCGTTGTTGTTTTTATTGTTTGATGTGGAAATCGTTTTCATGTTTCCATGGGCAATTGATTTTAAACTTTTAGGGTGGTTCGGATTCGTTGAGATGATGATGTTCATCTTATTACTGGCTATCGGTTTTGTTTATGCGTGGAAGAAAGGGGCTCTCGAATGGCACAACATCAAGTAAATTATCTCAAAGACGGTGGACTTCCCGTCGCATTGACGACAATCGACAAAGTAGTCAACTGGGGTCGATCAAATTCTATCTGGGCATTGACCTACGGTTTGGCCTGTTGCGGTATCGAGATGATGGCTTCAGGGGCATCACGCTATGACTTCGACCGTTTCGGTACGATTTTCCGTGCTTCTCCGCGTCAAGCAGAGCTGATGGTCGTTGCAGGAACATTGACGAAAAAACATGCGGAGTTTATTCGCCGTTTGTACGATCAAATGACGGAACCTAAATGGGTTATCTCAATGGGTTCATGCGCCAACACGGGCGGTATGTTTAATACCTATGCAACGGTTCAAGGGGTTGATCGTGTTATTCCGGTCGATTTGTATCTTCCCGGCTGTGCGCCTCGTCCTGAGACATTGCAATATGCCGTATTGCTGTTACAGCAAAAAATCCGACGTGAGAGTGCATCTCGCGCTCAAAAACCAAAAAGGTTGATGTAATGAGAGCTTACACCCCTAAAGACGACGTACAGAAAAAACCTTATTACACCGACCGTTACTGGGTTGCCCCTCAAGTAGCGAAAAGTGATGTCAGTGAAGATGCAGTATTTGCTCACGATCTCGAAGCGATTAAAGCTTCGTTCGACGTTTTGGATGCGTATATCCAAGTCAAACAAATGGTTGTCGTGATTAATGCAGCAGACAACCACAGTGTAATTGAACTACTTAAAAATGAGTTGGGTTACAATCAACTCTCGGAGATGTCTGCGATCGACTGGTTGGCACAAGAGGGGAAATTTGAGATTTTCTATCAAATGCTCAGTATGTCAAAACGCAAACGTATTCGTATCAAATGTAAAATTTCTGAAAAAGAATCGATTCAAAGTGTTTCATCCCTTTTCCGTTCAGCTGACTGGTCAGAGCGTGAGATGTACGACATGTTCGGCGTAGTGGTCAATAACCATCCGTTTATGAAACGTATCTTGATGCCGGATGACTGGGAAGGATTCCCACTTCGTAAAACCTATCCGCTCCAAGGGGATGAGTTTGCTCAATGGTATGAAGTCGATAAAATTTTCGGTAAAGAAGCACGAGAGATTATCGGGCCTGAAAACCGTGATCCTGCCCGTGTGGATCGCTACGACACCGAACGTTTTTCCCGTTTGGGTCACGAAGTACCGCACGGTGCCGACATCAGCCAAGGTGAACCGGATACGCCGTTATGTTATCAAGAGAATGAGGGAGTATTCCTCATCCAAAAATTTGACGCAGAAAAAAGTGTCGTGATCTCTGATCGCGACCGTTAAGGATCATGTATGCAGCAATCCAATAGACTTAGACCCTTTTTCGAAAACATTACATTTGACCGGCACGATAATGAACTGATCCTAAACTTCGGGCCTCAGCATCCTTCCGCTCACGGACAGCTCCGTTTGATGCTCCATTTGCAGCAAGAGCAGATCACAAAAGCGCATCCGGATATCGGATACCTCCACCGTGGTATGGAAAAAATGGCGGAGAACATGATCTACAATGAGTTCATGCCGACAACGGACCGTATGGACTATATCGCTTCAAGTTCAAACAACTACGGATTTGCATTGGCAGTAGAAGAGCTAATCGGGCTTGATGTTCCGCGCCGTGCAAAAGTGATCCGTATGATGCTTCTTGAGACGAACCGTTTGATGTCTCACCTTTTCTGGTTGGCGACGACAGCACTCGATATCGGTGCGATGACGGTGTTCTTGTTTGCATTCCGCGAGCGTGAGTATTTGATGGACTTGATTGAGGATTACTGTGGGGCGCGATTAACCCATGCAGCGATCCGCATCGGTGGTGTACCGCTTGATTTGCCGGATAACTTTATCGCCGATTTGCGTAAATTCCTCGATAAATTGCCGGAAAACATCAAAGACTACGAAGACCTTCTCGACAGCAACCGTATCTGGTTGATGCGTATGGAAAATGTCGGGGTTATCTCTAAAGAGATGGCTCAGAGTTGGGGATGTTCAGGGGTAATGCTCCGTGCGTCTGGCGTCGAGTGGGATATCCGTAAAGAAGAGCCGTATGAGCTGTATGACGAAGTTGAGTTCAACGTTCCGGTTTCCGATAAAGGGGACAACTATGCCCGTTATAAACTCTACATGGCAGAGATGCGTGAATCGGCAAAAATCTTGTACCAAGTGATCGATATGTATGAGGGGACTGAGCCGGCACTGATGGCCCATGCACCGCAATACATTTCAGCACCAAAAATCGATATTATGACCCAAAACTACTCGTTAATGCAACACTTTGTCCTTGTGACACAGGGGATGCGCCCTCCGGTAGGAGAAGTCTATGTTGCGACCGAATCGCCTAAAGGTGAGCTTGGGTATTACATCAATTCTCAAGGCGGAGCTTATCCGTACCGTCTAAAACTTCGTGCGCCGTCATTCTGGCACACCGGAATTTTGACCGACTTATTGCCGGGTCACTATATCCCGGACGTTGTATCTATCATCGGGACGACTAACATCGTCTTCGGTGAAGTTGACCGCTAAAAGGAGCATGCAGTGAAACGTTACGATTTACGTCATTTGAAAGAGAACTTTGCAGGCCGCATGTCCGAAATTATCAAAAATGAAGCAGCACAGGGTGAAGTGTTGATTTTCTTATTTGAAATCGGTGATTTTACACCCGTACAGCAGTCCGCTGATTTGGTTAAAGAACTTGGGTGTGAGCTCATGAACTCGTTGAAATTCAACGAAGCTGACTGGACCATTGTGGTCAAAAAATAAGGAATGCTTGTGAGTAAAGTCTATTTCTCCACGTGGCGGGGTGAGCAGATCAATAACATCGGCAAAGCTGACGATGCTTGGGAAAATTCTGCTTATAACCTTCCGTTGGAATACAACGAACATGCCCATTCCAAAGCATTTATCGGCTGGGACGGTGTGGCGCTTTTCAATCCTGATGTCGATGTCGTTCGTTTAGCAACGGAATACGCGGCGCAGTATCAGGTCTATTCTGAAGCGTGCGGACGCTGTGCACCGGGACGATGGGGTGGACGTATTTTATACGATTTGCTCGATAAAATCGCTCGCGGTGAGGGCTCAATTGCCGATATGGAGCATCTCAAAGAAGTTTCTCGCACAATGCAGGAGACTTCCAAATGTGAGATCGGTAAAACCGTTCCGAATCCGCTGCTTGATCTTATGACTCACTTCGAGTCGGAGTTTATGGCGTGTATCGAGAACCAAAAACCTTCCAAACATTATCATTTGGAAGATACCAGCTATATCGCGAAAATCACTGCTCCGTGTATGGATGCCTGTCCGGCACATGTCGATATTCCAGCATACATCGAGGGTGTTCGCGATTTGCGTTTTGATGATTCACTGATGGCGACCCGTCAAACGATGCCGCTTGCCCATACCTGTGGACGTGTTTGTCCACATCCGTGTGAGACCGAGTGCCGCCGCAGCAATCTGGATGAGCCGATTTCGATCATGGAGCTTAAACGTCTGGGTGCCGACTATGAGACTGATCACGGTTTCGGGTTCTTCCATCCGAGCGAGCAAAAAGCCTCAATAGGTAAAAAAGTAGCCGTAATCGGTGCCGGTCCAGCGGGGCTTACCGGTGCGTATTACCTTGCACTGGACGGAATCGATGTCGATGTCTACGAAGAACTTCCGGTTCTTGGCGGTGAGGTAGCAGTCGGGGTTCCTGAATACCGTATGCCGATTGATAAATACAATCAAGATATCGAAGCGGTTCGCTCTTTGGGGGTGAACTTTATCACGAATAGCAAAGTCACCGCTGACATGATGCGTTCATTTGAAAACGAGTACGACGCAACATTGGTAGCTACCGGAACCCGTATTTCGAAAAAAGTTTATTGTGATAACGAACGTGCCGAGATTCAAGGATACTGGGGAGCGATCGACTTTTTGGACAAGGTCAACCTCCAAGTTAAATACGACATTATGGTCCCTGAAGCCGATCAAAAACGTCATATGTTATCGACAGACTTTGTTGATTTGACCGGCAAAACGCTGGTGTGCGTCGGGGGCGGATTTACCTCAATGGACGTTGTCCGCTGTGCAATCCGTGCAAACGCTAAAAAAGTAGTGATGTTGTATCGCCGTGATGAGAAAACAATCATTAAAAATACAACCTATGAAGAGTATCACGAAGCGGTCGAAGAGGGTGTAGAGTTTATTTTCCACTCGGCGGTTGCGGAGATGAAAGATGAAAACGATGTTTTAAAATCGTTGATCATCGATCGTTATGAGCTGGTCCCTGATCCAAACGGCGGACGTCCGAATTT
Encoded proteins:
- the nfo gene encoding deoxyribonuclease IV, translating into MSKFVGAHVSASGGVFNAPLNAMKIGAKAFALFTKNQKQWAAKPLDEETIALFKENLAKSGILPKHILPHDSYLINLGHPEEDKRQKSLEAFIDEVNRCTQLGLDRLNFHPGSHLKQISEEECIDRIASSMNEAISVTEGVTLVIENTAGQGSNLGWRFEHLRAIIERIEDKSRVGVCIDTCHMFTAGYDIRTRAAYDATWGEFDRIVGFNYLKGMHINDSKPDLGSHVDRHDSLGKGKIGLDAFGFIMNDPRMDDIPLVLETIDETIWAQEIELLYGMEQK
- a CDS encoding NADH-quinone oxidoreductase subunit B — protein: MAQHQVNYLKDGGLPVALTTIDKVVNWGRSNSIWALTYGLACCGIEMMASGASRYDFDRFGTIFRASPRQAELMVVAGTLTKKHAEFIRRLYDQMTEPKWVISMGSCANTGGMFNTYATVQGVDRVIPVDLYLPGCAPRPETLQYAVLLLQQKIRRESASRAQKPKRLM
- a CDS encoding methyl-accepting chemotaxis protein, which gives rise to MGWFGEDTALKNELERVKQDNTTLQEENRRLEERLREQELLFQQQNDQNKCENASIMMTYQNEQLKRNLIDVQGNMATSVSSSKDNIAQSTALLENIVDLGHKASSISNTLEGLNHLALESMETVGALSERAQDVASILVLIKDISDQTNLLALNAAIEAARAGEHGRGFAVVADEVRKLADRTDKAISEINISLQSMKQDVTTIGEKFEQVQESIQESNESITSFNANMDRNAQMMRETFSSTEHTAERVFMSLAKLDHIIWKVNTYLSAITHKEQFAFVDHHNCRLGKWYYEGEGANFFKKTASYSSLESPHAIVHNSTHKIFDLMKTEGIGSEHFVKVFEEMEHASDGVFATLDRMLQEKN
- a CDS encoding NADH-quinone oxidoreductase subunit C, encoding MRAYTPKDDVQKKPYYTDRYWVAPQVAKSDVSEDAVFAHDLEAIKASFDVLDAYIQVKQMVVVINAADNHSVIELLKNELGYNQLSEMSAIDWLAQEGKFEIFYQMLSMSKRKRIRIKCKISEKESIQSVSSLFRSADWSEREMYDMFGVVVNNHPFMKRILMPDDWEGFPLRKTYPLQGDEFAQWYEVDKIFGKEAREIIGPENRDPARVDRYDTERFSRLGHEVPHGADISQGEPDTPLCYQENEGVFLIQKFDAEKSVVISDRDR
- a CDS encoding NADH-ubiquinone oxidoreductase subunit E family protein; translation: MKRYDLRHLKENFAGRMSEIIKNEAAQGEVLIFLFEIGDFTPVQQSADLVKELGCELMNSLKFNEADWTIVVKK
- a CDS encoding NAD(P)H-quinone oxidoreductase subunit 3, whose translation is MEHYNVANPYFGVFVLFVLTFGAFYATTVIARLASRALAAKDTEKIKLSVYECGPEVTKQPNRISTQFYLFALLFLLFDVEIVFMFPWAIDFKLLGWFGFVEMMMFILLLAIGFVYAWKKGALEWHNIK
- a CDS encoding ATP-binding protein, with the translated sequence MKYLVDFLDNKTIETTHIFSQLKCTVEEAKILQLLTRKFLQSQEDVIVAELLQELYGADDYTYLSHFGEVKTLLELGWMTHHSFTPLKISELSHLELYNTPVALTSIFMKLLEEGSLEMTLPDIKPYADHLEYLQDQFFRIELYQKMSIIRHNGNEHSLGINRIQNKLDLLEKRIDERIAQTSLDVVLDRFFKQKKLEPKEQVIFLALLKEEYSATEGNLREMNTLIDLISFDDYERIKNRALLEDGARLINEEVIDYEEMLNPFGGISRAFYIVDEVLQSIMHPQKKKKVRKLKLDMLIKEQEIFELIEPTTSLENVVLNPSTEQTLQNLMRQLDREVIARLHEWGVKDKKAGIDARIIFYGPPGTGKTLTAHSLSRSLKRQVLSFDCSKILSMYVGESEKNVRKIFDTYADLTKQTKTEPILLLNEADQFLSSRSQGAGTSADQMHNQMQNIFLEQIEKFQGILIATTNLLENIDQAFSRRFNYKIEFKKPDQKQRVTLWKMMLPKNAPYEEGFDVEKLASYPLTGGQINLIVKNTAYQVAARKEGSFKLEDFIGEIKKERSGSFEGEKSMGFINH
- the nuoD gene encoding NADH dehydrogenase (quinone) subunit D, yielding MQQSNRLRPFFENITFDRHDNELILNFGPQHPSAHGQLRLMLHLQQEQITKAHPDIGYLHRGMEKMAENMIYNEFMPTTDRMDYIASSSNNYGFALAVEELIGLDVPRRAKVIRMMLLETNRLMSHLFWLATTALDIGAMTVFLFAFREREYLMDLIEDYCGARLTHAAIRIGGVPLDLPDNFIADLRKFLDKLPENIKDYEDLLDSNRIWLMRMENVGVISKEMAQSWGCSGVMLRASGVEWDIRKEEPYELYDEVEFNVPVSDKGDNYARYKLYMAEMRESAKILYQVIDMYEGTEPALMAHAPQYISAPKIDIMTQNYSLMQHFVLVTQGMRPPVGEVYVATESPKGELGYYINSQGGAYPYRLKLRAPSFWHTGILTDLLPGHYIPDVVSIIGTTNIVFGEVDR
- a CDS encoding outer membrane protein transport protein is translated as MRILTLSIIASATLMAGGYKIPESSINGMALSAAYVAASHGADAAYYNPAAMVYNDDANLLEVDATYIGLSAIDFDGTSDYSSKKENFLVPTLHFASKKLGENGARVGLSIVAPAGLSKRWDNQPAKSSAEEFTLQTIELNPSMAVPLSDTVSMGVGFRIVRTDGVVKSNATPTPVSRDLTGDSIDFGYNLALNYRPNPNVSLAATYRSKIDLTVEGHAALNYLGTTYNGPASVTVPVPAALNLAAAYTFGSGTTVEAVFEKTFWSAYQKLDFDYSGTPNAATVAFGTAIAKNYKDSNTYRLGLTQKYDKWTAMAGAAYDESPVPESTLGYELPDSDAWIISLGGRYQLNDQWNIGLAGLVDIKKSREVHNASINGEFSNARAYLVTAGIEYRF
- a CDS encoding long-chain-fatty-acid--CoA ligase — protein: MIHYPYENFYAMLERVTEENPSKRVIFIDDKSFSYQSFLESVDRFARALELIGISKGERIALICPNGIEFVQSVFAISKLGAITVPLNTMLKNEEYRYILGDCGAKILITASKFAKEVGNLSETVETIEHTIWIDQAPIEDSQHLVLDEILSDHLHTHRPSPAKLDDTAVIFYTSGTTGHPKGAMISNRNLFSNLVGAKERFDLCSSDRFIVYLPMFHSFTFSIMVMLPFFTRSSFVIIPSILPFSNIIKQTLLKRVTIFMGVPDIYNALIRAKLPWYFLWFNSIRCFISGGSALSEDTLNRFRSTFKRATMLEGYGLSECSPAVAINLLEKQKTLSVGLPLYGYEVKIVNDEMLELPIGEAGELIVRGDCVMQGYLNNPDATAETIQNGWLRTGDIAKVDKEGYIYIVDRIKDLIISKGINIYPRQIEEQMMLLPQIKLAAVIGMNDPHSGEVPIAFVELEEGYEDTTQAFIKSQLKEHLAAFKIPKTITVVESLPKTATGKVLKRVLKQGLN